Proteins found in one Macaca nemestrina isolate mMacNem1 chromosome 4, mMacNem.hap1, whole genome shotgun sequence genomic segment:
- the LINC02983 gene encoding LOW QUALITY PROTEIN: uncharacterized protein LINC02983 (The sequence of the model RefSeq protein was modified relative to this genomic sequence to represent the inferred CDS: inserted 1 base in 1 codon; deleted 1 base in 1 codon; substituted 1 base at 1 genomic stop codon) yields MRDQSGAPPRERQEGGPARRFMAAAGPLRTERVSVLSQPNSGVEDPTLAGGRGQGRRRGREELESIGAGPGAAVPILPALRPGLGGVWGDGAASLVFQAGSGSSRLGWPSRDWRCILALYRGWVCRSEGTANVAFPGTASPGFSRARQTRDLRKPELKTPSHMASERAVEAGNPSXGCPSPRCQRRMGASVPAWKGGWGDGXSGSGGRAKERMLAFSSPAGGRIRGERVQAASNIRIWEEPGSTPN; encoded by the exons ATGCGAGACCAGTCTGGAGCACCCCCGCGTGAGCGACAGGAAGGAGGGCCCGCCCGGAGATTTATGGCCGCAGCCGGCCCCCTGCGCACCGAGCGCGTCTCCGTCCTTTCCCAGCCAAACAGTGGAGTGGAGGACCCGACCCTGGCTGGAGGAAGAGGCCAGGGCCGGAGGCGGGGCCGAGAGGAGCTGGAATCCATCGGGGCTGGGCCTGGCGCTGCAGTCCCAATTCTGCCCGCCTTGCGCCCTGGTCTCGGTGGGGTGTGGGGCGATGGCGCCGCGTCCCTGGTCTTCCAGGCAGGTTCGGGCAGCTCCCGGCTGGGTTGGCCCAGCCGCGAC TGGCGCTGTATCTTGGCGCTGTATCGCGGCTGGGTCTGTCGCAGCGAGGGGACGGCGAACGTGGCTTTCCCGGGCACAGCCTCTCCGGGTTTTAGCCGCGCCCGCCAGACACGGGACCTGCGGAAACCGGAGCTTAAGACACCCAGCCACATGGCCTCTGAGCGGGCAGTAGAAGCCGGCAATCCCT GGGGGTGCCCTTCACCGAGATGCCAGCGGAGAATGGGGGCTTCGGTCCCTGCCTGGAAAGGCGGTTGGGGAGATGGGTGAAGTGGCTCGGGTGGCCGCGCCAAGGAAAGGATGCTGGCTTTTTCTTCCCCCGCTGGGGGAAGGATAAGGGGAGAACGTGTCCAAGCGGCCAGCAACATCAGAATTTGGGAAGAACCGGGTTCAACGCCGAATTGA